Proteins from a single region of Chryseobacterium sp. W4I1:
- a CDS encoding carbamoyl phosphate synthase small subunit encodes MKKKLILESGEVFHGEGFGAELETAGEVVFNTGMTGYQELISDPSYCGQIVCMTYPLIGNYGINRDDYESIEPAIKGLIVKELCDLPSNFRTQITLDELFKRKNLSGISGIDTRRLTRILRNSGVVKGKIVNVEADENEVVAELKSTTFPINQVETVSTKTSYANPGRGLKVVLVDFGSKLGIIRELSQRNCDITVVSHDTTAEEILLMDPDGIMLSNGPGDPEDNPQALEMIRGLLGKVPIFGICLGHQLIGLACGAKTFKLKFGHRGGNHPVLDLEKNKVSITSQNHGYAVDQESLKNTDLVETHIALNDRTNEGLKHKIHPCFSVQYHPEASPGPEDANYLFDEFIHLMYQFKNVTV; translated from the coding sequence ATGAAGAAAAAATTAATACTGGAGTCCGGTGAAGTATTTCATGGAGAAGGTTTCGGAGCAGAATTGGAAACTGCCGGAGAAGTAGTTTTCAATACCGGAATGACAGGGTATCAGGAGCTGATCTCCGATCCGTCATACTGCGGTCAGATTGTTTGCATGACCTATCCGCTTATCGGAAATTATGGTATTAACCGTGATGATTATGAAAGTATCGAGCCGGCTATTAAAGGATTGATTGTAAAGGAGCTTTGCGATCTTCCTTCCAATTTCCGTACGCAGATCACTTTAGATGAATTATTTAAAAGGAAGAACCTTTCAGGAATTTCAGGAATCGACACCAGAAGGCTTACCAGAATTCTACGTAATTCAGGTGTTGTGAAAGGTAAAATTGTAAACGTTGAAGCTGATGAAAACGAAGTTGTTGCAGAATTAAAATCTACAACTTTCCCTATCAACCAGGTGGAAACAGTTTCTACAAAAACGTCTTACGCCAATCCGGGAAGAGGATTAAAAGTAGTGTTGGTTGATTTTGGCTCCAAATTAGGAATCATCAGAGAATTGTCTCAGAGAAACTGTGATATCACCGTAGTTTCTCATGATACAACGGCTGAGGAGATCTTATTAATGGATCCGGACGGAATCATGCTTTCAAACGGTCCTGGTGACCCGGAAGATAACCCTCAGGCTTTAGAAATGATCCGTGGACTATTAGGAAAAGTTCCGATCTTCGGAATCTGTCTGGGACATCAGCTGATCGGTCTTGCCTGTGGCGCAAAAACTTTCAAACTGAAATTCGGGCACAGAGGAGGAAATCACCCTGTATTGGATCTTGAAAAAAACAAAGTATCCATTACTTCTCAGAATCATGGATATGCAGTAGATCAGGAAAGTCTTAAAAACACAGACTTAGTTGAAACCCACATCGCATTGAATGACAGAACCAACGAAGGTCTTAAACACAAGATCCACCCATGCTTCTCCGTTCAATATCATC
- the argH gene encoding argininosuccinate lyase, with translation MKKIWQKDDLATNILVNKFTVGKDLDFDERLAKYDVKGSMAHCQMLAETGIISGEESEQILSVLADILKNIENGNFEIDTEAEDIHSQVEAILIEKLGDTGKKIHTARSRNDQVLLDIKLYLLDEIREITALTDEFFQILIKLADQHKNKLLPGYTHLQIAMPSSFGLWFGAYAEALLDDVELFFSVKNIINKNPLGSAAGYGSSFPIDRESTTYNLGFQSMNYNSVYAQMTRGKSEKMLSMAMATLAGTLGKFAYDVCLYLSQNFDFISFPKEYTTGSSIMPHKKNPDIFELVRARCNRIQSLPNELILLTNNLPSGYHRDVQLTKEILFPAIDSLKECLEILSYTLPNIQVKDGILEDEKYQYLFSVEKINEEVKKGSSFRDAYVKVGQEIENNEFEFEVGNLNHTHQGSIGNLCLDKIEYQFNKLKNKLLG, from the coding sequence ATGAAAAAAATATGGCAAAAGGACGACCTGGCCACCAATATATTAGTCAACAAATTTACAGTCGGGAAAGATCTTGACTTTGATGAGCGTTTAGCAAAATATGATGTTAAAGGTTCTATGGCGCATTGCCAGATGTTGGCAGAAACCGGAATTATCTCCGGCGAAGAATCAGAACAGATACTTTCTGTTTTGGCAGATATTTTAAAAAATATCGAGAACGGCAACTTTGAAATCGATACAGAAGCAGAAGATATTCATTCTCAGGTTGAAGCGATTTTAATTGAAAAATTAGGCGATACCGGAAAGAAAATCCATACCGCGAGATCCCGTAATGATCAGGTTTTATTGGATATCAAACTTTATTTACTGGATGAAATACGTGAAATTACAGCGTTGACGGATGAGTTTTTCCAGATTTTAATCAAACTGGCCGATCAGCACAAAAATAAATTACTTCCAGGCTATACCCATCTTCAGATTGCGATGCCGTCTTCATTTGGATTATGGTTCGGAGCCTATGCTGAAGCGTTACTGGATGATGTTGAACTGTTCTTTTCGGTGAAGAATATTATTAATAAAAATCCTCTGGGTTCAGCCGCAGGTTACGGTTCCTCTTTCCCTATTGATCGTGAAAGTACAACCTATAACTTAGGTTTTCAGTCGATGAATTATAATTCTGTATACGCGCAGATGACTCGTGGAAAATCTGAGAAAATGCTGTCTATGGCAATGGCTACTTTGGCGGGAACACTTGGGAAATTTGCTTACGATGTCTGCCTGTATTTAAGCCAGAACTTCGATTTTATAAGCTTTCCGAAAGAATACACGACAGGAAGCAGTATTATGCCCCATAAAAAGAATCCGGATATTTTTGAACTGGTTCGTGCGCGATGCAACAGAATTCAATCTTTGCCAAATGAGCTTATTTTATTGACGAATAATCTGCCGTCAGGCTACCACAGAGACGTACAGTTGACAAAGGAAATTCTTTTCCCAGCCATAGATTCTTTGAAAGAATGTCTGGAGATATTGAGTTACACCCTTCCCAATATTCAGGTAAAAGACGGAATCCTGGAAGATGAAAAATATCAATATCTTTTCAGCGTAGAGAAGATCAATGAAGAAGTGAAAAAAGGAAGTTCATTCCGGGATGCTTATGTAAAAGTAGGGCAGGAGATTGAAAATAATGAATTTGAGTTTGAAGTTGGAAATTTAAATCATACCCATCAGGGAAGCATAGGAAATCTTTGTCTGGATAAAATAGAATATCAGTTCAACAAACTGAAAAATAAATTATTGGGTTGA
- a CDS encoding aspartate carbamoyltransferase catalytic subunit — MFTITELSAERINSILTEALAFANGKTAKIEGEVFCSNLFFEDSTRTKTSFDIAERKLGLQVVPFDASHSSVNKGESLYDTVKTIESLGVNLVVIRDKKDRYFEELSNINIPVINGGDGTGNHPSQCMLDLMTIFQEFGKFEGLKIGIVGDVKHSRVANSNAEALRRLGAKVYFSGPEDWFDEGALINGTYLPVDQLIAEVDVLMLLRIQHERHDSQVSFSASEYHRKYGLTKGREKAMKDGSIIMHPAPINRGVEIDTDLVECERSRVFKQMQNGVFARMAILKEALEKEGYTFKEL; from the coding sequence ATGTTTACGATCACAGAACTAAGTGCCGAGAGAATCAACAGTATACTGACCGAAGCGCTGGCTTTTGCCAACGGGAAAACTGCAAAAATTGAAGGAGAAGTTTTCTGCTCAAATCTTTTCTTTGAAGACAGTACAAGAACAAAGACAAGTTTTGATATTGCAGAAAGAAAATTGGGATTGCAGGTTGTTCCTTTCGATGCTTCACACAGTTCAGTAAACAAAGGGGAAAGTCTTTATGATACCGTAAAAACAATCGAAAGTCTGGGGGTCAATCTAGTTGTTATCAGAGATAAAAAAGACCGGTATTTTGAAGAATTAAGTAACATTAATATTCCGGTGATCAATGGAGGCGACGGAACAGGAAACCATCCTTCCCAGTGCATGCTGGATCTGATGACGATCTTCCAGGAATTTGGAAAATTTGAAGGACTAAAGATAGGGATTGTAGGAGATGTGAAACACAGTCGTGTGGCCAATTCAAATGCTGAAGCATTAAGAAGATTAGGAGCTAAAGTATATTTCTCAGGACCTGAAGATTGGTTTGATGAAGGAGCTTTAATTAATGGAACATATCTGCCTGTTGATCAGCTAATCGCTGAAGTAGATGTCCTGATGCTGCTAAGAATCCAGCATGAAAGACATGATTCCCAGGTAAGTTTCTCTGCTTCCGAATACCACAGAAAATACGGACTGACGAAAGGAAGGGAAAAGGCAATGAAAGATGGATCCATCATCATGCATCCTGCACCCATCAACAGAGGCGTTGAAATAGATACAGACCTTGTAGAGTGCGAACGTTCAAGAGTGTTCAAGCAGATGCAGAACGGAGTCTTCGCAAGAATGGCTATCCTTAAAGAAGCACTGGAAAAAGAAGGGTATACCTTTAAGGAATTGTAA
- a CDS encoding Lrp/AsnC family transcriptional regulator → MDLKDKMILSIIQEDSTLSVKEISERIGLTFTPTYERIKQLEKQGIIEKYVGLLNREKLGLNIVVYCNVRLKEQSQKVLETFEKNIMKHDEVQEIISLSGEYDYMLKIIAKDINSYNEFAVNVISNIPNIGQYHSSIVLHEVKKSTKFKIDLE, encoded by the coding sequence ATGGATTTAAAGGACAAAATGATTCTCAGTATTATTCAGGAAGACTCTACATTATCTGTAAAAGAAATTTCAGAAAGGATAGGTCTTACGTTTACTCCTACTTATGAAAGGATCAAACAATTGGAGAAGCAGGGCATTATTGAGAAATACGTTGGTCTTTTAAACCGTGAAAAACTGGGTCTGAATATTGTAGTCTACTGTAATGTCCGTCTAAAGGAGCAGTCCCAAAAAGTACTGGAAACCTTTGAGAAAAACATTATGAAACATGATGAAGTTCAGGAGATCATCAGTCTTTCCGGCGAATATGATTATATGTTGAAAATCATTGCCAAGGATATTAATTCTTACAATGAATTCGCAGTGAATGTGATTTCAAATATTCCTAATATTGGCCAGTACCACAGTTCTATTGTGCTCCACGAGGTAAAAAAATCGACTAAATTTAAGATTGACCTGGAATAA